The Tardiphaga alba genome includes a window with the following:
- a CDS encoding glutathione S-transferase family protein produces MYKLYSMQRSGNSYKVRLALSFVGAPYRAIEVDILRGESRTPEFLAKNPSGQVPLLEIAEGRYLAESNAILWYVAIGTSLAPESRMDRAEALQWMFFEQHALEPNLGSAYFWLSLVRGGRDLQTHALDDWMERGYAALQVMENHLKTHDFFAAGQLTIADIALYGYTHVADQCDFDLSSFPAIQRWLRLVEAQPGFIAMDWHPTSSEYDTLDVVAGA; encoded by the coding sequence ATGTACAAGCTCTATTCGATGCAGCGCTCTGGCAACAGCTACAAGGTTCGCCTTGCGCTGTCCTTTGTCGGCGCGCCGTATCGCGCCATCGAGGTCGATATTTTGCGCGGCGAAAGTCGCACGCCGGAATTCCTCGCCAAGAATCCGAGCGGCCAGGTGCCCCTGCTCGAAATCGCCGAGGGCCGCTATCTCGCCGAATCCAACGCCATCCTCTGGTATGTCGCCATCGGCACCTCGCTGGCGCCGGAATCGCGGATGGACCGCGCCGAAGCGCTGCAGTGGATGTTCTTCGAACAGCATGCGCTGGAGCCCAATCTCGGCTCGGCCTATTTCTGGCTGTCGCTGGTCCGTGGCGGCCGCGACCTGCAGACCCATGCTTTGGATGACTGGATGGAGCGCGGCTATGCTGCGCTGCAGGTGATGGAAAATCACCTCAAGACCCACGACTTCTTCGCCGCCGGCCAGCTCACCATCGCCGACATCGCGCTCTACGGTTACACCCATGTGGCGGACCAGTGCGATTTCGACCTGTCGAGCTTTCCCGCGATCCAGCGCTGGCTGCGGCTGGTGGAAGCGCAGCCGGGCTTCATCGCCATGGATTGGCACCCGACCTCGTCCGAATACGACACACTGGACGTCGTTGCCGGGGCATAA